A portion of the Chlamydia caviae GPIC genome contains these proteins:
- a CDS encoding Glu/Leu/Phe/Val dehydrogenase family protein translates to MKYPLVFKDINIEDYERVIEVTCESVQLHALIAIHQTLVGPALGGVRAFAYNSFDDALTDVLRLSKGMTYKAVLSETETGGGKSVIILPKGMTRPTEAMLRAFGQAVDSLGGRYIAAEDMGVSVHDINIINQETPWVCGIESVSGDPSIYTAHGVFLCIKETAEQLWGDSSLKGKKIGIQGLGAVGRKLLHSLFFEGAELYVSETNQEVLQEITKFYSVTVVSKDAFPTLECDIFVPCAFGGVINNSNVDNLRCRAIVGAANNQLENASLGAALHARGILYAPDYLANAGGLLNVALAVGKPYCPKAVLQKVSRLPLILREIYEQSKASNKDTVILSDSIVEEKLTAYI, encoded by the coding sequence ATGAAATATCCCCTAGTGTTCAAAGATATAAATATAGAAGATTACGAACGTGTGATAGAAGTAACGTGTGAAAGCGTACAGCTACACGCTTTGATCGCTATTCATCAAACGCTAGTGGGCCCTGCATTAGGTGGGGTTCGTGCTTTTGCTTATAATTCTTTTGATGATGCCTTAACAGACGTTTTACGTTTGTCTAAAGGGATGACATATAAAGCAGTTCTCAGTGAGACAGAAACAGGCGGAGGAAAAAGTGTTATCATTCTTCCAAAAGGTATGACACGTCCTACTGAGGCTATGCTCCGTGCTTTTGGTCAGGCGGTAGATTCGCTTGGTGGTCGCTATATAGCCGCTGAAGATATGGGAGTATCTGTTCATGATATCAACATCATTAATCAGGAGACTCCTTGGGTATGCGGTATAGAAAGCGTAAGTGGTGATCCTTCAATTTACACAGCTCACGGAGTCTTTTTATGTATAAAGGAAACAGCAGAGCAGTTGTGGGGTGACTCTTCTTTAAAGGGGAAAAAGATCGGTATTCAAGGTCTTGGTGCTGTGGGTAGAAAATTACTCCACTCTCTATTTTTCGAAGGTGCGGAACTTTATGTTTCCGAGACGAATCAAGAGGTCCTTCAAGAAATTACCAAATTCTATAGCGTCACTGTTGTTTCTAAAGACGCTTTCCCAACATTAGAATGTGACATTTTTGTTCCATGTGCATTTGGTGGGGTGATTAATAACAGTAATGTCGACAATTTGCGCTGTCGTGCAATTGTTGGAGCTGCAAATAATCAACTAGAAAACGCTTCTTTAGGCGCTGCTCTTCATGCTAGGGGGATCTTATATGCTCCAGACTATCTAGCGAATGCTGGAGGCTTATTGAATGTGGCACTTGCAGTCGGCAAGCCTTATTGTCCGAAAGCCGTCTTACAAAAGGTTAGTAGACTTCCTCTGATTCTTAGAGAAATTTATGAACAGAGTAAAGCCTCTAATAAAGATACCGTAATTCTATCTGATAGTATAGTAGAAGAAAAACTTACCGCTTATATTTAA
- a CDS encoding inorganic pyrophosphatase: MSEKPSLSIMHPWHGPILTQDNYESLCCYIEITPQDSVKFELDKATGLLKVDRPQKFSNFCPCLYGLLPRTYCGELSGKYSGEQSLKENIQGDDDPLDICVLTEKNITHGNILLQARPIGGLRIIDSGEADDKIIAVLEDDLVFSEIQDISDCPCTVLDMIQHYFLTYKASPEHLIHGKPAKIEIVGIYGKKEAQKVIELAHQDYLNKFCREKTTI, encoded by the coding sequence ATGTCTGAAAAACCATCTTTATCGATCATGCATCCTTGGCACGGTCCTATACTAACTCAAGATAACTACGAATCTCTATGTTGTTATATAGAAATTACCCCACAGGACTCTGTAAAGTTTGAATTAGACAAAGCTACCGGTTTATTGAAAGTAGACCGTCCTCAAAAATTTTCTAACTTCTGTCCTTGTTTATACGGATTGTTACCTAGAACATATTGTGGGGAACTCTCTGGGAAGTATAGTGGAGAACAGAGCTTGAAAGAGAATATACAAGGAGATGATGATCCCTTGGATATCTGTGTGCTGACGGAAAAGAATATTACCCACGGCAATATCTTGCTTCAAGCACGTCCTATTGGAGGATTACGTATTATTGATTCTGGAGAGGCTGACGATAAGATTATCGCTGTTCTTGAAGATGATTTAGTATTTTCAGAAATTCAAGACATTTCGGACTGCCCTTGCACAGTTCTCGATATGATCCAACACTATTTTCTGACTTATAAAGCATCCCCAGAGCATTTGATCCACGGCAAACCTGCAAAAATTGAAATCGTAGGTATCTATGGAAAGAAAGAAGCTCAAAAAGTAATCGAGCTTGCTCATCAAGATTATCTAAATAAATTTTGTAGAGAAAAAACAACGATATAA
- a CDS encoding bis(5'-nucleosyl)-tetraphosphatase — MMKTKYEYSFGIIPIKFFGTPDRSTLKACFICHTQGKHWGFPKGHSEDKEGPQEAAERELVEETGLSVVDFFPKVLVEHYSFNDNEVFVRKEVTYFLAEVQGDVHADPEEICDTQWLSIQEGMRLLNFPELKEIAGEADKFINSYLFSS; from the coding sequence ATGATGAAGACAAAGTATGAATACTCTTTTGGCATTATTCCCATAAAGTTTTTTGGTACTCCAGATAGAAGTACGCTGAAAGCTTGTTTTATCTGCCATACCCAAGGTAAGCATTGGGGATTTCCTAAAGGTCATTCTGAAGATAAAGAAGGTCCTCAGGAGGCTGCAGAAAGAGAGCTGGTTGAAGAAACAGGCTTAAGTGTAGTCGATTTTTTCCCAAAAGTTCTTGTAGAACACTACTCTTTTAATGATAACGAGGTGTTTGTTCGCAAAGAAGTTACTTACTTTTTAGCAGAAGTTCAAGGGGATGTACACGCGGATCCAGAGGAAATTTGTGACACTCAATGGTTAAGCATTCAAGAAGGAATGCGTTTATTGAATTTCCCAGAGCTTAAGGAGATTGCTGGAGAAGCTGATAAATTTATCAACAGCTACCTCTTCTCATCCTAA
- the fabF gene encoding beta-ketoacyl-ACP synthase II, giving the protein MNKKRVVVTGLGVVSCLGNEIDTFYDNLLAGISGVRTITSFPCEDYATRFAAWIPEFNPEPYLDKKQARRVDPFITYAVVAAKKAIAMSRWDKDNLPADPLRCGVIIGSGMGGLQTLDEGMERLILGNKKLSPFFIPYIITNMAPALIAMDFGLMGPNYSISTACATSNYCIDAAYQHLVSGRSDMIVCGGTEAAVNRVGLTGFIANRALSERNDAPQEASRPWDRDRDGFVIGEGAGVLVLETLENALKRGAPIYAEILGSYTTCDAFHITAPRDDGEGITSCILGALESSGIPKERVNYINAHGTSTPLGDISEVLALKKAFGSHVKNLRMNSTKSLIGHCLGAAGGVEAVATIQAIQTGKLHPTINLENPIAEIDDFDVVANKAQDWDIDVAMSNSFGFGGHNSTILFSRYIP; this is encoded by the coding sequence ATGAATAAAAAACGTGTAGTAGTCACGGGATTGGGCGTTGTTTCTTGTTTGGGCAATGAAATAGACACCTTTTATGATAACCTGCTTGCTGGTATCAGTGGCGTTCGTACAATCACTTCTTTTCCATGCGAAGATTATGCTACCCGTTTTGCTGCTTGGATTCCTGAATTTAATCCCGAGCCTTATTTAGATAAAAAACAAGCACGTAGAGTTGATCCTTTTATTACTTACGCAGTAGTTGCAGCTAAAAAAGCTATTGCGATGTCTCGATGGGATAAAGACAATCTTCCTGCTGATCCTCTCCGTTGCGGTGTTATCATCGGCTCTGGTATGGGAGGTCTACAGACTTTAGATGAAGGTATGGAACGTCTTATTTTAGGCAATAAGAAGCTTTCTCCTTTCTTTATCCCTTATATTATTACTAATATGGCTCCTGCGCTTATTGCTATGGACTTTGGACTTATGGGTCCAAATTATTCGATCTCCACAGCTTGCGCAACTTCGAATTATTGTATTGATGCAGCTTACCAGCATCTTGTTTCCGGACGTTCTGACATGATAGTTTGTGGTGGAACTGAGGCTGCAGTGAACCGTGTCGGATTGACCGGTTTTATTGCTAACCGTGCTTTATCGGAGAGGAATGACGCTCCTCAAGAAGCGTCTCGTCCTTGGGATAGAGATAGAGATGGTTTTGTTATTGGAGAGGGAGCTGGAGTTTTAGTTTTAGAAACTTTAGAGAACGCTTTGAAGCGAGGAGCTCCGATATATGCGGAGATACTTGGTTCATATACCACCTGTGATGCTTTCCATATTACAGCTCCTAGAGATGATGGAGAGGGCATTACTTCATGTATTCTTGGAGCTCTAGAGAGTTCTGGCATTCCTAAAGAACGCGTAAATTATATTAATGCTCATGGGACATCAACTCCTCTAGGAGACATATCGGAAGTTTTGGCATTGAAAAAAGCTTTTGGTAGTCATGTGAAAAATTTACGAATGAATTCCACAAAGTCTCTTATAGGTCATTGCCTGGGAGCGGCTGGGGGAGTCGAAGCTGTTGCAACAATTCAAGCAATTCAAACGGGCAAATTACATCCTACGATTAATTTAGAGAACCCGATTGCAGAAATTGATGATTTTGACGTGGTTGCAAATAAGGCCCAAGATTGGGATATTGACGTTGCTATGTCGAATTCTTTTGGTTTTGGTGGACATAATTCAACGATATTATTCTCGAGGTATATACCCTAA
- the rsfS gene encoding ribosome silencing factor — MDLFYFNLLKVVAKIIDNKKGNNPVVLDVRAISQLTDYFIFAEGNVGVHVKALADTIVEELKQYNVSPLHVEGLSHGDWVVIDYGFIVIHLFISSIRDHYRLEELWKDGSIITSKLLAS, encoded by the coding sequence ATGGATTTATTTTACTTTAATTTATTAAAAGTAGTTGCCAAAATTATTGATAACAAAAAAGGCAATAACCCTGTTGTCTTAGATGTCCGTGCCATTTCTCAGCTCACAGATTACTTTATTTTTGCTGAAGGAAATGTTGGTGTACATGTAAAAGCTTTGGCAGACACCATTGTAGAGGAATTGAAACAGTATAATGTTTCTCCTTTACATGTAGAGGGGTTAAGCCATGGTGACTGGGTAGTTATAGATTACGGATTTATCGTCATCCATTTGTTTATCTCATCCATCAGAGATCATTATCGTCTGGAGGAGTTATGGAAGGACGGTTCCATTATTACATCCAAGCTTCTAGCTTCTTAA
- a CDS encoding HAD-IB family phosphatase, protein MRRSCIYAFDLDGTLLRGNSSIGFYKYALGHRLFSYKTLPSCCLFFLRFRFFFLDLPSFYSRIASSLLSTVSFDNLSSMALEFAETLKEKDFYPPALEKFHEALEDSSGEVMIFSSSPDFIVRPIAERLGADMCYASGFQEFSRGQMLANQCLTGDNKAKILSHLKKIGRARSHTFSDHILDLPFLLLGEEKTVVRPKGRLRKMARKYYWNII, encoded by the coding sequence ATGAGACGATCTTGTATATATGCTTTTGATTTAGATGGTACATTGCTACGAGGTAATAGTAGTATAGGGTTTTATAAATACGCTTTAGGACACCGCTTATTCTCTTATAAAACCCTCCCTTCTTGCTGTTTGTTTTTTCTTCGTTTTCGATTTTTTTTTTTAGATTTGCCTTCATTTTATTCGCGAATCGCCTCTTCTTTGCTCTCGACAGTCTCATTTGATAATCTTTCTTCCATGGCTCTAGAGTTTGCCGAAACATTAAAAGAAAAAGATTTTTACCCTCCTGCTTTAGAAAAATTTCATGAAGCTTTGGAGGATTCTTCAGGGGAAGTCATGATTTTTTCCTCGTCTCCAGATTTTATTGTTCGGCCCATAGCCGAGAGACTTGGAGCGGATATGTGTTATGCCTCAGGGTTTCAAGAATTTTCTAGAGGGCAAATGCTTGCAAATCAATGTCTAACTGGGGATAATAAAGCGAAAATACTTAGCCATCTTAAAAAAATAGGGCGTGCAAGAAGCCATACTTTCTCAGATCATATTTTAGATCTGCCCTTTCTTTTGCTAGGTGAGGAAAAAACCGTAGTACGACCTAAAGGAAGACTTAGAAAAATGGCTAGAAAGTATTACTGGAATATTATTTAA
- the mqnC gene encoding cyclic dehypoxanthinyl futalosine synthase has translation MNLSTRISFDKGLELFRTSPLEKLQEVANILREQRYPDNKVTYVLDANPNYTNICKIDCTFCAFYRKPRSADAFLLSFDEFRSLMQRYISMGVKTVLLQGGVHPRLGVDYLEEFVRITVKEFPSLHPHFFSAVEIAHAATVSGVSTEEALGRLWDAGQRTIPGGGAEILSERVRKIVSPKKMGPDGWINFHKLAHRLGFRTTATMMFGHIETAHDILLHLETLRNAQDETPGFYSFIPWSYKSGNTALGRKVPNQAAPEMYYRILALSRIFLDNFEHIAASWFGEGKEYGARGLHYGADDFGGIIIDESVHKCTGWTLKSSEEEARAMIASEGFIPVERNTFYEHIEIPAHQP, from the coding sequence ATGAACTTATCTACTAGAATTTCTTTTGACAAAGGATTGGAGTTATTTAGAACAAGTCCTTTAGAGAAACTACAGGAAGTTGCGAATATTTTACGTGAGCAACGTTATCCTGACAATAAAGTCACTTATGTTCTAGATGCCAATCCCAACTACACCAACATTTGTAAAATTGATTGCACCTTTTGCGCGTTTTACAGAAAGCCTCGCTCTGCTGACGCATTTCTTCTTTCTTTTGACGAATTTCGTTCTTTAATGCAACGATATATATCTATGGGGGTTAAAACCGTTCTTCTTCAAGGAGGCGTTCATCCAAGATTAGGCGTGGATTATCTCGAAGAGTTCGTACGCATCACTGTTAAGGAGTTTCCCTCTCTTCATCCTCATTTTTTTTCTGCTGTCGAAATTGCACATGCAGCTACTGTCTCTGGGGTCAGCACTGAAGAAGCTCTAGGAAGACTTTGGGATGCAGGGCAAAGAACCATTCCTGGAGGGGGCGCTGAGATTCTCTCTGAACGGGTACGTAAAATCGTATCGCCCAAAAAAATGGGCCCCGACGGATGGATTAATTTTCATAAGCTCGCCCATCGTTTAGGCTTCAGGACAACAGCCACAATGATGTTTGGGCATATAGAAACCGCTCATGACATTCTCCTACATTTAGAAACTCTAAGAAATGCCCAGGATGAAACCCCAGGATTTTACAGTTTTATTCCTTGGAGTTATAAGTCTGGAAATACAGCTTTAGGGCGTAAAGTCCCTAATCAAGCAGCTCCTGAAATGTATTATCGCATCCTTGCTCTCTCTCGCATCTTTTTAGACAACTTTGAGCATATAGCTGCTTCTTGGTTTGGAGAAGGGAAAGAATATGGAGCTCGTGGTCTCCATTATGGGGCTGATGATTTCGGAGGGATTATTATTGATGAGAGCGTGCATAAATGCACAGGGTGGACGTTAAAAAGTTCTGAAGAGGAAGCCCGCGCAATGATTGCTTCTGAGGGTTTCATCCCTGTAGAGAGAAACACCTTCTATGAACACATAGAAATCCCTGCACATCAACCGTGA
- the miaA gene encoding tRNA (adenosine(37)-N6)-dimethylallyltransferase MiaA translates to MRAPEFQSNTTTSTGCDVCLDPQKSFANLFKRTVILLSGPTGSGKTDVSLRLASMVDGEIISVDSMQVYRGMDIGTAKVSLEDRQRIPHYLIDICHVQELFNAVDFYYQAMHACQNILSRNKVPILVGGSGFYFHTFLSGPPGGPPADREFRDQLALYIQDHGLSFLYENLCQKDPEYARTITKNDKNKIVRALEIIHLTGRKVSEHSWSMEPQESREYNCRGWFLSPPKELLLDNIQLRCQKMLEDNLIGEVRGLLEQGIRENSSASKAIGYREWIEFIDQGSPEEAYEAVKQKFITNTCQYTKKQRTWFKRYPVFRELPTLGLTAETLAGKIAEDYFLHG, encoded by the coding sequence ATGCGTGCTCCCGAATTTCAATCTAATACTACAACATCTACAGGATGCGATGTCTGCTTAGATCCACAAAAGTCATTTGCAAACTTGTTTAAACGTACTGTGATTTTACTTTCAGGACCCACAGGATCAGGGAAAACAGATGTGTCCTTAAGGTTGGCTTCTATGGTTGACGGAGAAATTATTTCTGTGGATTCCATGCAGGTTTATCGCGGTATGGATATCGGCACGGCGAAGGTCTCTTTAGAAGATAGACAGCGGATTCCTCATTATTTGATAGATATCTGCCACGTTCAGGAACTCTTTAATGCTGTGGATTTTTACTATCAGGCTATGCACGCATGCCAAAACATCCTCTCTAGGAATAAAGTTCCTATTCTTGTTGGCGGGTCCGGGTTTTACTTCCATACTTTTCTTTCTGGACCTCCCGGAGGCCCGCCTGCAGATCGTGAATTTCGTGATCAGCTTGCTCTTTATATTCAGGATCACGGCTTATCCTTTTTATACGAGAATCTTTGTCAGAAAGATCCTGAATACGCACGTACCATTACAAAGAATGATAAGAATAAAATTGTTCGCGCTTTAGAAATTATCCATCTCACAGGGAGGAAAGTTTCAGAGCATAGCTGGAGCATGGAGCCTCAAGAATCAAGGGAGTATAACTGCCGAGGTTGGTTTCTATCGCCTCCAAAAGAGCTTTTGCTAGATAACATCCAGTTGCGTTGTCAGAAGATGCTGGAAGATAACTTAATTGGTGAGGTCCGTGGATTGCTTGAGCAGGGGATAAGAGAAAATTCCTCAGCATCGAAAGCGATAGGCTATAGAGAGTGGATCGAATTTATCGATCAAGGATCTCCAGAAGAGGCCTATGAGGCTGTGAAACAAAAATTTATTACAAATACCTGTCAATATACCAAAAAGCAAAGAACGTGGTTTAAACGTTATCCTGTGTTTCGAGAGTTGCCTACCCTAGGATTGACAGCAGAAACTCTAGCAGGAAAGATAGCAGAAGATTATTTTCTTCACGGTTGA
- a CDS encoding STAS domain-containing protein: MDWLTKQYGDVLVVYLEGALDAVSVPRSETFLNKKVEEGKHKIVLNFQHVTYMSSAGIRLLFSLSKSLQSRQGLLCICCVQDLVADVIRMAGADQLFPVCQSEQECFTKF, translated from the coding sequence ATGGATTGGTTAACTAAACAGTATGGTGATGTTCTTGTTGTTTACTTGGAAGGAGCGTTAGATGCTGTTTCTGTGCCGAGATCGGAAACATTTCTAAATAAGAAAGTAGAAGAGGGGAAGCATAAAATCGTGCTCAACTTTCAACACGTTACTTATATGAGTAGCGCAGGAATTCGCTTGTTATTTTCATTGTCTAAGTCATTACAATCTCGCCAAGGTCTTCTTTGTATTTGTTGTGTTCAGGATTTAGTAGCAGATGTTATTCGCATGGCAGGCGCCGATCAACTTTTCCCTGTATGCCAATCAGAACAAGAATGTTTTACTAAATTTTAA
- the cutA gene encoding divalent-cation tolerance protein CutA has translation MTPVIIFTQLPSQEEADCISHALVTQKLAACVHVFPKGNSTYMWEGKLYISEEYHMHIKTISSRFSEVSAIIQSLCSYDVPEILLVKVDDGNPQYLQWLSLETAPQIPQE, from the coding sequence ATGACGCCTGTAATCATCTTTACTCAGCTCCCTTCTCAAGAAGAAGCTGATTGCATTTCTCATGCTTTAGTCACGCAAAAACTTGCCGCGTGTGTTCATGTTTTCCCAAAGGGAAATTCGACATACATGTGGGAAGGCAAACTCTATATTTCCGAAGAATATCACATGCACATCAAAACAATATCTTCTAGATTCTCAGAAGTTTCCGCAATAATTCAGTCCTTATGTTCTTATGATGTTCCAGAAATCCTTTTGGTTAAAGTTGATGATGGAAATCCGCAGTATTTACAGTGGTTATCTCTAGAAACGGCCCCACAAATACCTCAGGAATGA
- a CDS encoding KH domain-containing protein encodes MEEFVAYIVKNLVADPEAVEIRSIQDESGESIKIEIRVAPDDIGKIIGRRGNTIHALRTILRRVCARLKKKIQIDLIQPEGSRESVSEDEDASGSFCFDSNNSNDSEMASQCCGRATCCSEDKEDSEESSAHHQCSHNHHSE; translated from the coding sequence ATGGAAGAGTTTGTAGCATATATCGTAAAGAATTTAGTTGCTGATCCTGAAGCTGTGGAAATTCGTTCTATTCAGGATGAGTCAGGTGAATCTATAAAGATAGAGATACGTGTGGCTCCCGATGATATAGGGAAGATCATAGGTAGACGAGGAAATACAATACACGCGTTAAGGACTATTCTTAGACGTGTGTGCGCAAGATTAAAAAAGAAGATACAAATCGACTTGATTCAACCCGAAGGCAGCAGAGAATCTGTTAGCGAGGATGAGGATGCTTCCGGTAGTTTTTGTTTCGATTCAAACAACTCTAATGATTCAGAAATGGCCTCTCAATGTTGTGGTCGTGCTACCTGCTGTTCAGAGGATAAGGAAGATTCAGAAGAATCTTCAGCACATCACCAATGCAGCCACAATCACCATTCTGAATAA
- a CDS encoding bifunctional UDP-N-acetylmuramate--L-alanine ligase/D-alanine--D-alanine ligase: protein MNRKNHYHFIGIGGIGMSALAHILLDRGYSVSGSDLNQGITIDKLIAKGAAYLPGHKESYVPEEGTIIYGSGIAKDNVEYKEALRKQLPLVHRAELLALLMQEQTSILVSGSHGKTTVSSLITAIFQTAKKDPSYAIGGLNSQYLNGYSGSSEYFIAEADESDGSLKHYFPKVAVVTNLDNEHLSNFEGSKEKLAQTIEEFTRKVDDPNLCFYNGDCQELKGRISGISYGFSQECALYIYSHRQEGWRSVFSLSFLGKDYLDIDLNLIGKHNVANAAAAIGVALTFGIDEESIREALKSFSGVQRRMERKNTSEKFLFLEDYAHHPSEISCTLRALRDAVGLRRIIAICQPHRFSRLLYCLEEFFNAFQDADEVILTDVYSAGEMPLDLPSPEKLAETISLSSHVCCTYVPYDNVIEHLKQNIRVHDVCISLGAGNIHTVGNALKDFEPKKLSVGVVCGGQSCEHDVSLLSARNVVQYLSPQHYDVQYFVINRQGLWSQVANLDAGSDYNSKNYHVLSSKIAEALANLDFVLPILHGPFGEDGTLQGFLEIANKPYGGPSLLFSAISMDKIMTKRLAASVGVPVVPYQPLTLPTWKRTPELCMRRILETFTFPMFVKTAHLGSSIGVFEVHNETELKAKISEAFLYDTDVFIEESRLGSREIEVSCLGDACSCYYISEPHERRGSKGFIGYEEKYGFNGKSSATIQYDLNLSEESKTRVKELTERVYRVIQGKGSCRIDFFLDREGNFWLSEMNPIPGMTKSSPFLHDFARLGWTFEQIVHQLIIAGLHKFDQKKKVSSTFNKQCLLTAKS, encoded by the coding sequence ATGAATAGGAAAAATCACTATCATTTTATAGGGATCGGTGGAATAGGAATGAGTGCCTTGGCTCATATTTTATTGGACCGGGGATATTCCGTATCGGGGAGTGATTTAAATCAAGGCATTACCATAGATAAGCTTATCGCTAAAGGCGCCGCATATTTACCAGGACATAAAGAAAGTTATGTTCCTGAAGAGGGTACGATTATCTATGGATCGGGAATTGCTAAGGATAACGTAGAGTATAAAGAAGCTCTGCGAAAACAGCTCCCCCTAGTACATCGCGCTGAGCTTCTTGCCTTGTTAATGCAAGAGCAGACAAGTATTTTAGTTTCAGGAAGTCATGGGAAAACCACGGTATCCTCATTAATTACAGCCATCTTTCAAACGGCGAAAAAAGATCCTTCTTATGCTATTGGCGGATTGAATTCTCAATATTTAAATGGGTATTCAGGAAGTTCAGAATATTTTATTGCCGAAGCTGATGAAAGTGACGGCTCTTTAAAGCATTATTTTCCTAAAGTAGCTGTAGTTACAAATTTAGATAATGAACACCTGAGTAACTTCGAAGGAAGTAAAGAAAAACTTGCGCAAACGATCGAAGAGTTCACCCGCAAGGTTGATGATCCGAATTTATGTTTTTATAACGGCGATTGCCAGGAACTTAAAGGGAGAATCTCTGGAATATCTTATGGGTTTTCTCAAGAGTGCGCTCTATATATTTATTCGCATCGTCAGGAAGGCTGGCGTTCTGTATTTTCCCTATCTTTCTTAGGAAAAGACTACCTAGATATAGATCTTAACTTGATTGGCAAGCATAACGTGGCAAATGCTGCTGCAGCTATAGGTGTTGCGTTAACTTTTGGCATCGATGAGGAAAGTATTCGAGAAGCTCTTAAAAGTTTCTCCGGAGTGCAAAGACGTATGGAAAGAAAGAATACCTCTGAGAAATTCCTATTCCTTGAAGACTATGCCCACCATCCTTCTGAGATTTCTTGTACTTTAAGGGCGCTACGCGATGCTGTAGGCTTACGGCGTATCATTGCCATATGCCAACCGCATAGATTTTCTCGATTGCTCTATTGCTTAGAAGAATTTTTCAATGCTTTCCAAGATGCCGATGAAGTCATCCTTACGGATGTCTACAGCGCTGGAGAAATGCCATTAGATCTACCTTCTCCTGAGAAACTAGCAGAAACTATTTCTTTATCTTCTCATGTTTGCTGTACCTATGTTCCCTACGACAATGTCATAGAGCATCTAAAACAAAATATTCGTGTTCATGATGTCTGCATATCTTTAGGAGCAGGAAATATCCATACCGTAGGCAATGCTTTAAAAGATTTTGAACCTAAGAAATTATCAGTCGGAGTAGTTTGTGGAGGCCAGTCTTGTGAACATGATGTCTCTTTATTGTCCGCACGTAATGTCGTTCAATATCTTTCCCCGCAACATTATGATGTGCAGTATTTCGTTATCAATCGTCAGGGATTGTGGTCGCAAGTTGCGAACCTAGATGCGGGAAGCGATTATAATAGTAAAAACTATCACGTGTTATCTTCAAAGATCGCAGAAGCTTTAGCTAATTTAGATTTCGTTCTTCCCATCCTACACGGTCCTTTCGGTGAAGATGGTACGCTTCAAGGATTCTTGGAAATAGCTAATAAGCCCTATGGAGGGCCTTCGTTGCTCTTTTCAGCAATCAGTATGGATAAGATTATGACAAAACGCCTTGCTGCTTCTGTAGGGGTTCCTGTAGTTCCTTATCAGCCATTAACCTTACCCACCTGGAAGCGAACTCCAGAATTATGTATGCGCAGAATTTTAGAAACATTTACTTTTCCAATGTTTGTAAAAACAGCACATTTAGGATCAAGTATCGGTGTATTTGAAGTTCATAATGAAACGGAACTTAAAGCAAAAATATCCGAAGCATTTCTATACGATACCGATGTCTTTATCGAAGAGAGCCGTTTAGGATCTAGAGAAATCGAAGTGTCTTGTCTTGGGGATGCATGTAGCTGTTATTATATTTCTGAACCACATGAGCGCCGTGGGTCAAAAGGATTTATTGGTTATGAAGAGAAATACGGATTCAATGGTAAATCTAGCGCTACAATACAATACGATCTGAATCTTTCCGAAGAATCTAAAACACGCGTGAAAGAACTTACAGAGCGTGTGTATCGTGTTATTCAAGGTAAAGGATCTTGTAGAATCGATTTCTTTTTAGATCGTGAAGGAAATTTTTGGCTTTCTGAAATGAATCCTATTCCAGGAATGACAAAATCCAGCCCATTTTTACATGATTTTGCTCGCTTAGGATGGACCTTCGAACAAATTGTGCATCAGTTGATCATAGCAGGATTACATAAGTTCGATCAGAAGAAGAAAGTCAGCAGCACTTTTAATAAGCAGTGCTTATTAACCGCGAAGAGCTAA